Proteins found in one Candidatus Methylomirabilota bacterium genomic segment:
- a CDS encoding branched-chain amino acid ABC transporter permease — MSFTFRLRRSALAVNVLVLALIAGSAFLVYAVPRSILAFMAFQASLLVVYYAPLAHRVKMGYAVLALGVLMPVLGTINGYYMEIAIQVGIFVALALGLNIVVGLAGLLDLGYVAFYAVGAYLWAIFGSPQAGKFISAALVSFPLAPGWFFVFLILGVAVAGVTGVLLGLPVLRLRGDYLAIVTLGFGEVIRVLANNLDKPWNITNGPKGITPIQRPPLFFDPLLRVAGIEVSPFTLYPLYFYFLVLAVVVVVILVNQRLEHSHVGRAWEAIREDEVAAQAMGVPLVRMKLLAFAAGASFAGIMGVIFSAKQLFINPESFTFLESIGVLAMVILGGMGSIPGAIIGASVVTILNLQVLKGISLWLNELRNSGLEFLGFNLANLPSQFEPAKYERMVFGIILVLMMIYRPEGIIPARRRRLETYHRGEEPPP; from the coding sequence ATGAGCTTCACGTTTCGGCTGCGGCGCAGCGCCCTGGCCGTCAACGTGCTGGTGCTCGCCCTCATCGCCGGGTCGGCGTTCCTGGTCTACGCCGTCCCCCGCTCGATCCTGGCCTTCATGGCCTTCCAGGCCTCGCTCCTCGTCGTCTACTACGCGCCGCTCGCCCACCGGGTCAAGATGGGCTACGCCGTGCTCGCGCTCGGCGTGCTCATGCCCGTGCTCGGCACCATCAACGGCTACTACATGGAGATCGCCATCCAGGTCGGCATCTTCGTGGCGCTGGCCCTCGGGCTCAACATCGTGGTGGGCCTGGCCGGACTGCTCGATCTCGGCTACGTGGCCTTCTATGCCGTCGGGGCGTACCTGTGGGCCATCTTCGGCTCGCCCCAGGCCGGGAAGTTCATCAGCGCCGCCCTGGTGAGCTTCCCGCTCGCCCCCGGCTGGTTCTTCGTGTTCCTGATCCTGGGGGTGGCGGTGGCCGGGGTGACCGGCGTGCTCCTGGGCCTCCCGGTGCTCCGGCTGCGCGGCGACTATCTGGCCATCGTGACCCTGGGGTTCGGCGAGGTCATCCGGGTCCTGGCCAACAACCTCGACAAGCCCTGGAACATCACCAACGGGCCGAAGGGCATCACGCCGATCCAGCGGCCCCCCCTCTTCTTCGACCCTCTGCTGCGGGTGGCCGGGATCGAGGTGTCTCCCTTCACGCTCTACCCGCTGTATTTCTACTTCCTCGTCCTGGCGGTGGTCGTGGTCGTCATCCTGGTGAACCAGCGGCTCGAGCACTCCCACGTCGGACGGGCGTGGGAGGCGATCCGGGAGGACGAGGTGGCGGCCCAGGCGATGGGAGTGCCGCTCGTCCGCATGAAGCTCCTCGCCTTCGCGGCGGGGGCCTCGTTCGCGGGGATCATGGGCGTCATCTTCAGCGCCAAGCAGCTCTTCATCAACCCCGAGTCCTTCACCTTTCTCGAGTCGATCGGGGTGCTGGCCATGGTCATCCTGGGCGGGATGGGCTCGATCCCGGGGGCGATCATCGGAGCCAGCGTGGTCACCATCCTGAACCTCCAGGTCCTCAAGGGCATCTCGCTCTGGCTGAACGAGCTGCGGAACTCCGGGCTGGAGTTCCTGGGCTTCAACCTGGCCAACCTGCCGTCGCAGTTCGAGCCGGCCAAGTACGAGCGCATGGTCTTCGGGATCATCCTCGTGCTCATGATGATCTATCGCCCGGAAGGGATCATTCCCGCCCGGCGGCGGCGGCTGGAGACGTATCACCGGGGCGAGGAGCCCCCGCCGTGA
- a CDS encoding ornithine cyclodeaminase family protein: MLVLTRADLEALLEVEGVIAAVEEAFRQHARKAIRLLPRQGLGLEGRDVLLLMPCALPALAALGTKTVTVCFENPRRGLPTVLASYLLHDPATGEPLAFMEAGYLTGMRTGAASAAAAKRLARPDSRVVACFGAGTQAAFQLRCLKAVLPIERVEVVSRSDATVRAFAERMGPALGVPVGPAATRAAALAVADVVVTATTSPMPVFDGRDLRPGTHVDAVGAFQPTTRELDTEAIRRARVFVDTYEGAWLEAGDVLLPIQEGAITRAHVLGELADLVTGSRPGRLGPSDITCFKSVGFAAEDAATARLAYDRARAAGRGLAVELYR, encoded by the coding sequence GTGCTTGTCCTGACGCGTGCCGACCTCGAGGCCCTGCTCGAGGTCGAGGGAGTCATCGCGGCGGTCGAGGAGGCCTTCCGCCAGCACGCCCGGAAGGCGATCCGCCTGCTGCCGCGGCAGGGGCTCGGGCTCGAGGGGCGCGACGTGCTGCTCCTGATGCCCTGCGCGCTCCCCGCCCTGGCCGCCCTGGGGACGAAGACGGTGACGGTGTGCTTCGAGAACCCCCGCCGCGGGCTCCCGACGGTCCTGGCCTCGTACCTCCTCCACGACCCCGCGACCGGCGAGCCGCTGGCGTTCATGGAGGCCGGTTACCTCACCGGAATGCGGACGGGGGCCGCCTCGGCTGCGGCGGCCAAGCGCCTGGCCCGCCCCGACAGCCGGGTGGTGGCCTGCTTCGGGGCCGGCACGCAGGCGGCCTTCCAGCTCCGCTGTCTCAAGGCGGTGCTGCCCATCGAGCGGGTCGAGGTGGTCAGCCGGAGCGATGCCACGGTCCGCGCGTTCGCGGAGCGCATGGGCCCGGCGCTGGGGGTGCCCGTGGGCCCGGCGGCCACGCGGGCGGCGGCGCTCGCGGTGGCGGACGTGGTGGTCACGGCGACCACCTCCCCGATGCCGGTCTTCGACGGCCGCGACCTCCGGCCCGGCACCCACGTGGATGCCGTCGGCGCGTTCCAGCCGACGACGCGCGAGCTCGACACCGAAGCCATCCGGCGCGCCCGCGTGTTCGTCGACACCTACGAGGGGGCCTGGCTGGAGGCGGGCGACGTCCTGCTGCCCATCCAGGAGGGCGCCATCACGCGGGCCCATGTCCTCGGCGAGCTGGCCGATCTCGTCACGGGCAGCCGCCCCGGACGGCTCGGACCCTCCGACATCACGTGCTTCAAGTCCGTCGGCTTCGCCGCCGAGGATGCCGCCACGGCCCGGCTGGCCTACGACCGGGCGCGGGCGGCCGGCCGGGGGCTGGCCGTGGAGCTCTACCGGTGA
- a CDS encoding branched-chain amino acid ABC transporter permease, which produces MDWYEVLVQQTINGLTRGSVFALVALGYTMVYGIIELINFAHGDVFMLGLFVSLTYFTLLGMAKTLHGWELLTVLPLVFLATMLTTGLVNVTVDRLAYRPLRHAFRLAPLITAIGVSFMIENLALIWQGPAPVPYPDIFPSIDILREWFGVESLIFLTTKDLLVVGATIPLMIGLQYFITRTTWGKAMRATAQDRETALAMGIDVEKTILLTFFVGGALAGAAGLIQGLYYNIGQWYIGYQAGLRAFTAAVLGGIGNMPGAALGGLLIGFLSAWSDQYISARWTNAIVFSILILVLVFRPHGLLGERTPEKL; this is translated from the coding sequence ATGGACTGGTACGAGGTCCTCGTCCAGCAGACGATCAACGGCCTGACCCGGGGCTCCGTCTTCGCCCTGGTCGCCCTCGGCTACACGATGGTCTACGGGATCATCGAGCTGATCAACTTCGCCCACGGCGACGTCTTCATGCTCGGCCTCTTCGTCTCGCTCACCTATTTCACCCTGCTCGGCATGGCCAAGACGCTGCACGGCTGGGAGCTCCTGACCGTGCTGCCCCTCGTCTTCCTGGCCACCATGCTCACGACCGGCCTCGTCAACGTGACCGTCGACCGGCTCGCCTACCGCCCGCTCCGACACGCGTTCCGGCTGGCCCCGCTCATCACGGCGATCGGCGTGTCGTTCATGATCGAGAACCTGGCGCTCATCTGGCAGGGCCCGGCCCCCGTCCCCTACCCGGACATCTTCCCCTCGATCGACATCCTCCGGGAGTGGTTCGGCGTCGAGTCGCTCATCTTCCTCACCACCAAGGACCTCCTGGTGGTTGGCGCCACCATCCCCCTCATGATCGGCCTGCAGTACTTCATCACCCGGACCACGTGGGGAAAGGCCATGCGGGCGACCGCCCAGGACCGGGAGACCGCCCTCGCGATGGGGATCGACGTCGAGAAGACGATCCTGCTGACTTTCTTCGTCGGCGGCGCGCTGGCGGGGGCCGCGGGGTTGATCCAGGGCCTCTACTACAACATCGGGCAGTGGTACATCGGCTACCAGGCCGGGCTCCGGGCCTTCACCGCGGCGGTCCTGGGCGGGATCGGCAACATGCCCGGGGCGGCGCTGGGGGGCCTCCTGATCGGCTTCCTGTCGGCGTGGAGCGACCAGTACATCTCCGCCCGCTGGACGAACGCGATCGTCTTTTCGATCCTGATCCTGGTGCTGGTCTTCCGTCCGCACGGGCTGCTGGGCGAGCGCACGCCGGAAAAGCTGTGA
- a CDS encoding branched-chain amino acid ABC transporter ATP-binding protein/permease, with protein MSLTVRRRRHLSGGLLIGALLAYPFLDHAIQAQTVYAVTDAMLYVLLALGLNIVVGYAGLLDLGYAAFFAIGAYTMGLLNSPLLGSPLHGHAWSFWVVIWISAVVSAVLGLMIGAPTLRVRGDYLAIITLAFGEIIPVAIRNLGDITIEFGGWRAVERLNLTGGENGVNPVGRPYLPGVPFDTSAIPWYFLIVVIGAGSLWAMNRMRDSRLGRAWMAIREDETAADCTGVNPVKTKLLAFSLGAWFSGFAGSFYAAKLQAITPGAFEFQVSIILLCMVVLGGMGSLKGVIFGGMVITLFDRLLLAQMTFGVRAVGRAIGSATLASVDLTLWRWFFFGLGLTLVMLFKPEGLAGRRPRPPAVDVDEREEALALTAAAPPPRAENIPPWLRERAVPDGGHAGRSPILEARGVIRSFGGLTAVNQVELVIPEGAIIGLIGPNGAGKTTFFNVCTGLLTPDSGDILLAGRSIVGLRPNAIVARGIARTFQSIRLFQNMTVLDNILVGEHCRLSASVAGAVFRPPAVVAEEARARTRARELLTFVGLSGKDDELAKNLAYGDQRRLEIARALATEPRLLLLDEPTAGMNPRETETLTEFIGLLRRELGLSVLLIEHHMEVVMGISDRITVLDYGTRIAEGTPAEVQRDPKVIEAYLGKGYEQELVSA; from the coding sequence ATGAGCCTGACCGTCCGGCGGCGACGGCACCTGTCGGGGGGCCTCCTGATCGGCGCCCTGCTCGCCTATCCCTTCCTGGACCACGCGATACAGGCCCAGACGGTCTACGCCGTGACCGACGCGATGCTCTATGTCCTCCTCGCCCTCGGCCTCAACATCGTCGTCGGCTACGCGGGACTCCTCGACCTCGGCTACGCCGCCTTCTTTGCCATCGGCGCCTACACGATGGGGCTCCTGAACTCGCCGCTGCTCGGCTCGCCGCTCCACGGGCACGCCTGGAGCTTCTGGGTCGTCATCTGGATCTCGGCGGTCGTGTCCGCCGTCCTGGGCCTCATGATCGGCGCGCCGACCCTCCGGGTGCGGGGGGACTACCTGGCCATCATCACGCTCGCGTTCGGCGAGATCATCCCGGTCGCGATCCGAAACCTGGGCGACATCACGATCGAGTTCGGTGGCTGGCGAGCGGTCGAGCGTCTCAATCTGACGGGCGGGGAGAACGGCGTGAACCCCGTCGGCCGGCCCTACCTCCCGGGGGTGCCCTTCGACACCAGCGCGATCCCCTGGTACTTCCTGATCGTGGTCATCGGGGCGGGTTCCCTCTGGGCGATGAACCGGATGCGGGACTCGCGGCTCGGGCGGGCCTGGATGGCGATCCGCGAGGACGAGACCGCGGCCGACTGCACAGGCGTGAACCCGGTGAAGACGAAGCTCCTGGCCTTCAGTCTCGGGGCCTGGTTTTCGGGGTTCGCCGGATCGTTCTACGCCGCCAAGCTTCAGGCGATCACCCCGGGCGCCTTCGAGTTCCAGGTGTCGATCATCCTCCTCTGCATGGTCGTGCTCGGCGGCATGGGTAGCCTCAAGGGCGTGATCTTCGGGGGCATGGTGATCACGCTGTTCGACCGGCTTCTCCTCGCCCAGATGACCTTCGGGGTCCGGGCGGTCGGCCGGGCGATCGGGAGCGCGACCCTCGCCTCCGTCGACCTCACGCTCTGGCGCTGGTTCTTCTTCGGGCTCGGCCTGACGCTCGTCATGCTCTTCAAGCCGGAAGGGCTCGCCGGCCGGCGCCCGCGCCCGCCGGCCGTGGATGTGGACGAGCGGGAGGAGGCCCTGGCCCTCACCGCCGCGGCGCCCCCGCCGCGGGCCGAGAACATCCCGCCCTGGCTCCGCGAGCGCGCCGTTCCCGACGGCGGGCATGCCGGTCGGTCCCCGATCCTGGAAGCCCGGGGCGTCATCCGGAGCTTCGGGGGGCTGACCGCCGTGAACCAGGTGGAGCTGGTCATCCCCGAAGGCGCCATCATCGGCCTGATCGGGCCCAACGGGGCCGGCAAGACCACCTTCTTCAACGTATGCACCGGCCTCCTGACGCCGGACAGCGGTGACATTCTCCTGGCCGGCCGGAGCATCGTGGGGCTCCGGCCCAACGCCATCGTGGCCCGCGGGATCGCGCGGACGTTCCAGTCGATCCGGCTCTTCCAGAACATGACGGTGCTCGACAACATCCTGGTCGGCGAGCACTGCCGGCTGAGCGCCTCGGTGGCCGGCGCGGTGTTCCGGCCGCCGGCGGTCGTGGCCGAGGAGGCCCGAGCCCGGACGCGGGCCCGCGAGCTCCTGACGTTCGTCGGGCTGAGCGGGAAAGACGACGAGCTGGCCAAGAATCTCGCCTACGGCGACCAGCGGCGGCTGGAGATCGCCCGGGCGCTCGCCACCGAGCCCCGCCTGCTCCTCCTGGATGAGCCCACCGCCGGGATGAACCCGCGCGAGACCGAGACGCTGACGGAGTTCATCGGCCTCCTGCGCCGCGAGCTGGGGCTGTCGGTCCTGCTGATCGAGCACCACATGGAAGTGGTCATGGGCATCTCCGACCGGATCACCGTGCTGGACTACGGGACGCGGATCGCGGAGGGGACGCCGGCCGAGGTCCAGCGGGACCCCAAGGTCATCGAGGCCTACCTGGGGAAGGGGTATGAGCAGGAGCTGGTCTCGGCCTGA
- a CDS encoding ABC transporter ATP-binding protein, with protein MSAVLLEARQVTKRFGGLVAVNTVDFTLEEGVIASIIGPNGAGKTTLFNVFTGIYAPEDGDVAIRGQSIVGLRPDQITALGVCRTFQNIRLFKNMTVLENTLVGMHARLPLRFWDVLARTPAFGREEGQAVRRALELLGVVGLRGQEDALARNLPYGDQRRLEIARALAASPAILLLDEPTAGMTQGEAQSLMAFLRRLIREFGLTILLIEHNMRVVMGVSDRVTVLDYGEKIAEGQPAEVQRNPRVIEAYLGRGRAAGHVAP; from the coding sequence GTGAGCGCGGTCCTGCTGGAGGCCCGGCAAGTCACGAAACGCTTCGGCGGCCTGGTGGCCGTCAACACGGTGGACTTCACCCTCGAAGAGGGCGTCATCGCCAGCATCATCGGCCCGAACGGGGCGGGGAAGACCACGCTCTTCAACGTGTTCACCGGGATCTACGCCCCCGAGGACGGAGACGTCGCGATCCGCGGCCAGTCCATCGTCGGCCTCCGCCCGGACCAGATCACGGCCCTCGGCGTCTGCCGGACCTTCCAGAACATCCGGCTCTTCAAGAACATGACCGTCCTGGAAAATACGCTGGTCGGAATGCACGCCCGACTGCCGCTCCGGTTCTGGGACGTCCTGGCGCGCACCCCGGCGTTCGGCCGGGAAGAAGGCCAGGCCGTGCGGCGCGCCCTGGAACTGCTGGGCGTGGTGGGCCTCCGGGGCCAGGAGGACGCGCTGGCGCGGAACCTGCCGTACGGGGATCAGCGCCGGCTGGAGATCGCCCGCGCGCTGGCCGCCTCACCCGCGATCCTGTTGCTGGACGAGCCGACGGCCGGCATGACCCAGGGCGAGGCGCAGAGCCTCATGGCCTTCCTGCGCCGGCTCATCCGCGAGTTCGGTCTGACGATCCTCCTGATCGAGCACAACATGCGGGTCGTGATGGGCGTCTCCGACCGCGTGACCGTGCTCGACTACGGCGAGAAGATCGCCGAGGGGCAGCCGGCCGAGGTCCAGCGGAATCCCCGGGTGATCGAGGCGTATCTCGGGCGGGGCCGCGCGGCCGGCCACGTCGCTCCTTGA
- a CDS encoding branched-chain amino acid ABC transporter substrate-binding protein, producing MRGWKWLGIACLALVVLALAGPSDAQQCPKGKLRIYTSWPMQGAMIPEGTGMKNGVDMAVAEAGGVVAGYCLEVVNLDDASPLTGKWDGAVEAENANKAVADPLAIVYIGTYNSGAAKVSIPINNRAHMAQITPANTYPGLTKKRGAAPGEPEIYRPMGFVNYFRVPPADDIQGAVGAKWAKKLGHKKVFILHDQELYGKGIADVFDATAKRIGLQVMGNEGIDYKQPDQKPVLTKVRATGADLVYMGGVVDTGGPIVLRQMKDVGLVAPRTKFIGPDGFYEDEVLKGATCDAVMAVEMRMTFASLPFENMKGLGATTYQTYKQKYGKEPTSYALYSVEAARIAIDGIKRAAPDIEKARELKDKREAVRKAIAATKNFDGLNGKWGFDENGDTTLETMSGFKVVKDNNPIGCKFQFESVLD from the coding sequence ATGCGAGGCTGGAAGTGGCTCGGAATCGCCTGTCTGGCCCTGGTGGTGCTGGCGCTGGCCGGTCCGTCGGATGCGCAGCAGTGCCCGAAGGGCAAGCTCCGCATCTACACGTCCTGGCCGATGCAGGGCGCGATGATCCCCGAGGGCACGGGGATGAAGAACGGCGTGGACATGGCCGTCGCCGAGGCCGGCGGTGTCGTGGCCGGCTACTGCCTCGAGGTAGTGAACCTGGACGACGCCTCCCCGCTGACCGGCAAGTGGGACGGCGCGGTCGAGGCCGAGAACGCGAACAAGGCCGTCGCCGATCCGCTGGCGATCGTGTACATCGGGACCTACAACTCGGGGGCGGCCAAGGTCTCCATCCCCATCAACAACCGGGCGCACATGGCCCAGATCACGCCCGCAAACACCTACCCCGGTCTCACGAAGAAGCGTGGGGCGGCCCCGGGGGAGCCCGAGATCTACCGCCCGATGGGGTTCGTCAACTACTTCCGGGTGCCGCCGGCCGACGACATCCAGGGCGCCGTCGGCGCCAAGTGGGCGAAGAAGCTCGGCCACAAGAAAGTGTTCATCCTCCACGACCAGGAGCTCTACGGCAAGGGGATCGCCGACGTCTTCGACGCGACGGCGAAGCGGATCGGGCTGCAGGTGATGGGGAACGAAGGCATCGACTACAAGCAGCCCGACCAGAAGCCGGTCCTCACCAAAGTCCGCGCCACCGGAGCCGACTTGGTCTACATGGGCGGTGTCGTGGACACGGGTGGGCCCATCGTCCTGCGCCAGATGAAGGACGTCGGCCTCGTCGCGCCCCGCACGAAGTTCATCGGCCCCGACGGCTTCTACGAGGACGAGGTGCTGAAGGGCGCCACCTGCGATGCCGTCATGGCCGTCGAGATGCGGATGACCTTCGCCAGCCTGCCCTTCGAGAACATGAAGGGGCTCGGGGCCACGACCTACCAGACCTACAAGCAGAAGTACGGCAAGGAGCCGACGAGCTACGCGCTCTACTCGGTCGAGGCCGCGCGGATCGCCATCGACGGGATCAAGCGGGCGGCCCCCGACATCGAGAAGGCCCGGGAGCTGAAGGACAAGCGCGAGGCGGTTCGCAAAGCCATCGCCGCCACCAAGAACTTCGACGGCCTCAACGGCAAGTGGGGCTTCGACGAGAACGGCGACACGACCCTGGAGACGATGTCCGGCTTCAAGGTGGTGAAGGACAACAACCCCATCGGCTGCAAGTTCCAGTTCGAGTCCGTCCTCGACTGA
- a CDS encoding amino acid dehydrogenase produces the protein MKSPVFDYLVRYGYKKVVLCQNNDVGLRAVIAIHSTDLGPATGGLRMWTYDSEEDAIMDALRLARGMTYKYAAADLNLGGGKAVIIGDPRTQKTEGLLRAVGRFIQSLHGEYQTGEDVGITLDDLEVIHGECDYVVTLPEHAGGAGPIGPATAVGVLQAMQACCEEAFGRASLKGRRVALQGLGAVGWPALELLVKEDAKVVVADIDRAKVDRARRQLGVKAVAAEAITAQPCDVFAPFALGAVLNDRTVPHLRCKIVCGSANNQLAEERHGDILDKRGILYAPDYIANAGGTIFDTDRLLKGGFNRERAMRNVLRIGDRMREVIALAKRERIPTYRAADRLAEQRLQMARSLRLI, from the coding sequence ATGAAGAGTCCCGTCTTCGACTACCTCGTGCGCTACGGCTACAAGAAGGTGGTCCTCTGCCAGAACAACGACGTGGGGCTCCGCGCGGTGATCGCCATCCACTCCACCGACCTCGGTCCCGCGACCGGCGGCCTTCGCATGTGGACGTACGACTCCGAGGAAGACGCCATCATGGACGCCCTTCGGCTCGCCCGCGGCATGACCTACAAGTACGCCGCGGCCGACCTGAACCTGGGCGGCGGGAAGGCCGTCATCATCGGGGATCCCCGGACGCAGAAGACCGAGGGGCTCTTGCGGGCCGTGGGGCGCTTCATCCAGAGCCTCCATGGCGAGTACCAGACGGGCGAGGACGTCGGCATCACGCTGGACGACCTCGAGGTGATCCACGGCGAGTGCGATTACGTGGTCACCCTCCCGGAGCACGCCGGGGGCGCCGGCCCCATCGGTCCGGCCACCGCCGTCGGCGTCCTCCAGGCGATGCAGGCGTGCTGCGAGGAGGCCTTCGGCCGCGCCTCCCTCAAAGGCCGGCGGGTGGCGCTCCAGGGCCTCGGCGCGGTCGGCTGGCCGGCCCTCGAGCTCCTGGTCAAGGAAGACGCCAAGGTGGTGGTGGCCGACATCGACCGCGCGAAGGTCGACCGGGCCCGGCGGCAGCTCGGCGTCAAGGCGGTGGCGGCCGAGGCGATCACCGCTCAGCCGTGCGACGTCTTCGCCCCGTTCGCGCTGGGCGCCGTCCTCAACGACCGGACGGTGCCGCACCTCCGCTGCAAGATCGTCTGCGGCAGCGCCAACAACCAGTTGGCCGAAGAGCGACACGGGGACATCCTGGACAAGCGGGGGATCCTGTACGCTCCCGACTACATCGCCAATGCGGGGGGAACAATCTTCGATACCGACCGGTTACTCAAGGGAGGCTTCAATCGGGAGCGAGCGATGCGGAACGTCCTCCGCATCGGCGACCGGATGCGGGAGGTGATCGCCCTCGCCAAGCGGGAGCGCATCCCGACGTACCGGGCGGCAGACCGCCTGGCCGAGCAGCGGCTGCAGATGGCGCGCTCCCTCCGGCTGATCTGA
- a CDS encoding MaoC/PaaZ C-terminal domain-containing protein, with protein MASQAVHYEGFRVGDRHRTLGRTVGEYEILSFVTLAGFTEPLFMDLEYIQRESVFKTRVAPGVLTFALAEGLALQTGMFHGTGLALMSYDVRVVGPVLAGDTIHLEIEVVDKRETKKPDRGIVTFRHQVVNQRGETVMDATVTRMIKRAPA; from the coding sequence GTGGCGAGCCAGGCTGTCCACTACGAGGGCTTTCGGGTCGGTGACCGCCACCGGACACTGGGGCGGACGGTGGGGGAGTACGAGATCCTGAGCTTCGTGACCCTCGCCGGCTTCACCGAGCCCCTGTTCATGGACCTCGAGTACATCCAGCGCGAGAGCGTCTTCAAGACCCGGGTGGCGCCCGGCGTGCTGACGTTCGCGCTGGCCGAGGGGCTCGCCCTCCAGACCGGCATGTTCCACGGCACCGGGCTGGCCCTGATGAGCTACGACGTGCGGGTGGTGGGCCCGGTCCTGGCCGGCGACACCATCCACCTCGAGATCGAGGTGGTGGACAAGCGCGAGACCAAGAAGCCGGATCGCGGGATCGTCACCTTCCGCCATCAGGTGGTGAACCAGCGCGGGGAGACCGTCATGGACGCCACGGTCACCCGCATGATCAAGCGCGCGCCCGCCTGA
- a CDS encoding ABC transporter ATP-binding protein, protein MLEVQDVHTYYGNIRALKGVSLTVNRGEIVSLIGSNGAGKTTTLKTIIGTVHPLKGAISFNGQRIDRLPTDRIVRLGIAQAPEGRRIFPRMTVMENLELGAFARTDRENVPQDLERVFTLFPRLHERLSQKGGTLSGGEQQMLAIGRALMARPTVLLLDEPSMGLSPILVETIFRIIQDINQQGTTILLVEQNARMALRVAHRGYVIQTGRIVLNDTGANLLKSDIVRKTYLGEK, encoded by the coding sequence ATGCTTGAGGTCCAGGACGTCCACACGTATTACGGGAACATTCGGGCCCTCAAGGGGGTCTCGCTGACGGTCAACCGCGGGGAGATCGTCAGCCTGATCGGCTCGAACGGAGCCGGGAAGACCACCACCCTGAAGACCATCATCGGGACCGTCCACCCACTCAAGGGCGCGATCAGCTTCAACGGCCAGCGGATCGATCGCCTCCCCACCGACCGCATCGTGCGGCTCGGCATCGCCCAGGCCCCCGAGGGGCGCCGGATCTTCCCGCGCATGACGGTCATGGAGAACCTCGAGCTCGGGGCCTTCGCCCGGACGGATCGCGAAAACGTCCCCCAGGATCTCGAGCGCGTCTTCACGCTGTTCCCGCGGCTCCATGAGCGCCTCTCGCAGAAGGGCGGCACCCTGTCGGGCGGCGAGCAGCAGATGCTGGCGATCGGGCGCGCGCTGATGGCGCGGCCCACGGTGCTCCTGCTCGACGAGCCGTCGATGGGGCTCTCGCCCATCCTGGTGGAGACCATCTTCCGGATCATCCAGGACATCAACCAGCAGGGGACGACGATCCTGCTCGTCGAGCAGAACGCGCGGATGGCGCTCCGGGTCGCCCACCGGGGCTATGTGATCCAGACCGGGCGCATCGTCCTCAACGATACGGGGGCGAACCTCCTCAAGTCCGACATCGTCCGGAAGACCTACCTCGGCGAGAAGTAG
- a CDS encoding ABC transporter ATP-binding protein — MLQVSDLHVYYGEIHALKGVSLGVATGEIVALLGPNGAGKTTTLKTVSGLLAPRTGAVLLEGGSLVGVPPHSIVRRGIAHVPEGRKIFNRLTVADNLEMGAYIRSDGAIREDMERVFVLFPRLRERRTQVAGTLSGGEQQMLAIGRALMGRPRLLLLDEPSMGLAPVLVEQIFETIQDINRQGTTILLVEQNAAMALTIARRGYVLETGAIVLEGAARDLSENVEIRRAYLGEGA, encoded by the coding sequence GTGCTCCAGGTCAGCGACCTCCACGTATACTACGGCGAGATCCACGCCCTGAAGGGCGTGTCGCTGGGGGTCGCCACGGGCGAGATCGTCGCCCTCCTCGGGCCCAACGGGGCCGGCAAGACGACCACGCTCAAGACGGTCTCCGGCCTCCTGGCGCCTCGGACCGGCGCCGTCCTGCTGGAGGGGGGGAGCCTGGTCGGCGTCCCCCCGCACTCGATCGTCCGGCGGGGGATCGCCCACGTGCCCGAAGGCCGCAAGATCTTCAACCGGCTCACCGTGGCGGACAACCTGGAGATGGGCGCCTACATCCGGTCGGACGGGGCGATCCGCGAGGACATGGAGCGGGTGTTCGTGCTCTTTCCGCGCCTCCGGGAGCGCCGCACGCAGGTCGCGGGCACGCTGTCGGGCGGAGAACAGCAGATGCTGGCCATCGGGCGGGCGCTGATGGGGCGCCCCCGGCTCCTGCTCCTCGATGAGCCGTCCATGGGTCTCGCCCCGGTGCTCGTGGAGCAGATCTTCGAGACCATCCAGGACATCAACCGGCAGGGGACGACGATCCTCCTGGTCGAGCAGAACGCCGCCATGGCCCTCACCATCGCCCGGCGCGGGTACGTGCTGGAGACCGGGGCCATCGTCCTCGAAGGGGCCGCCCGCGACCTGAGCGAGAACGTCGAGATCCGGCGGGCGTACCTGGGCGAAGGCGCCTGA